The stretch of DNA tCAAGTCATGAAcaaatatatagtaattttggtatatttatttatacagtgagaaaatgaagatagtgtatatatatatatatatataatatatatatatatagagagagagagagagagcatgttGTGGAaagatatacatacatacatacatacatacatacatacatatatatatatatataatgatcctGCGTTCACCTTAATTTGATGACTTTGATCAGGTTGGAGCCAACATGCATGTATTAAGGGACTGGCGTTAATCCAAGTAGTACCCCTCAATGGTGGTGTCATGCATGGATGTAATATTGGGCGCCTAGCTAGGCATGCAGATTCGTAAGCTCtatgcatacatacatgcatacatatttATGTGATGTACGTCGGAAATTAAAgatgctttgaaaaaaagataCCTAGCTAATGTATTTAAGAAGTCAGACGTTGCAGACGCTAAAATAGTTACTCTTGGACTGGCTATGACACATAGGTTGGTCCGCAGACTGCAATCTGAAGACTTTCCATACCCACTTCTTCACTCGTTCTAATTTGATGGAGAGGTTAAAGCTGataggtacgtacgtactacgTAGTATTAACGTAGAtggaaatatacatatatatatatatatattctttttattaacAATCAAAGCCTAAACTTCATTGtacttttaatttcaaataaatattccgTTTGTTTTGTTGATCGGAATATCATCTCGAGCGCTTAGTTTTAGACTGTGTTTGTGGCCggaagcagagagagagagagagagtgatcaaTCTTCAAACTCGGCTCGAAAGGTGTAGGATTGAATCCAAGCAAGATCATAAAAAGGGGTACAACaatgctgcatatatatatcgCATGAAACAGTAACAAGAAGCAGATGGAtgacagtatatatatattaaattccCACAAACAAAGACGAAAACTAGGACAAAATTAAGCCTCGAGCGAACACAGAAGGCTGCAGGCCGCCGTTAACATTGATGGTCTGATCTCCACGGTACTGAAAAAGGCGCTTCCATGTTTTCATGTGAATCATTACTCGTTTGTAAACACCAACTCTAGCCGCAGACATACCCAACGACATGCTCTTCCTCAGCTTCTTTAGTCTCTTCCCAATCTTAACCTTCAACTTGCATATCCTGATTCTAAAAAACGATGGGCTTCTTCGATCATCCGCTTGCAGAAGTATTTTATCGATCAAGAATTGAGCTTGTCGATGTTTTTTCTCTTCCGGGTCTTCCTGATCGATCTTTGAGTAAGCATACTGTCCCATCAGAAGAGCCATTTCCTACAGAATAGCCTCCTGTGGCTGTGAGTGAGAGAGCCGGAGAAAAGAGGCCAGGGATGCAGTGCAAGCTGAAATGTTATTGCAGATAGGAATATTTATAGATCATCAGTATAATGAAAAGCTTGAAATGGGGCATGAATCATAGCTAGCAGAGgtcataattcatatattgatgatgaagCTGGGGCATGCCCGGCCATCAGTGTTTGGTAGAAAAATAATGGAGGAGTAAACGAGCAGGCTCTACTCTTAGCTGGCCTTGCAACATCGCGTAAGCAAAACTAAACCTACTCTCTGATTATTGCATTTAAAATACATGACTATCAACAAGAAATTAAAGGCTATCACCCATGTTCAAGcctttaaataatgaacattaATATATCTAAAACAAGCAAGCAAATACCACATGTActttactatattatatatatttaaaaataaataattgtgaCATAATATTTACGatgagaatgattatttttataaaaaataattatttttataaaaaataactgaccATAAATCAGGGTAACACGTACCAAATACGTCGGGTTGACTATGACATGGATTGTAATAGAAATATTAGTCAGTgttctctatttattttagaCCAATGATAATATTAGTGGGACCTTGGGTTGACAAACCAGCAGTTgggcatgttttttttttctattttttgactGGTCAGTGGTCACTGCTCATGTTTGCTAGAGACTCAAAAGAGTGCAAAATTGTcgctcttttttaaaaaaagaaatgaaaaaaataatataggatgaatatgaaaaataaattattttaataatagattatatttttaaaaaaaaatacacgacGCTTCAATCTATAATTAgatctagtattattttttaaaatataaatttttttcatcaattactattcactacgtCATAATTTATGtgattctataaaaaaaaaaacataaacatcatactttataaaaaaagaaattatgagtACAAAGTGTGAGATTATAACATTCCTCTCTAAAAAGCATCATGAAGCTTGCCGGATATAAAACAGACAAAAACATCCACCGGCATCATGAATGATACatattttacattaatttaAACGACAAACTGCTGGAAACCCCAAGTGTCCAAAGAAAGCGAGGGGACAACGTACACCCAAGTTCTTAACAGGCAACCCCATATCGAGTAGTTGGGCAGTGGCTTTCCCCGAGAGTCAAATCACCGACTGCTTATGGAGACTTCTTATATGTACAGTATTTctaatttactatttattaaattatttagttAGAGGCACGTTACATGCATTTTGGAAATTTGATCTCCACCCCGGCCCCACccatttatcaaaagaaaagttCTAcggttataaaaatatttcctaaaatcaaattcacgggtatacgttagatctattttataatataatgtatcatatcaaattacgataatttataagtttacttttataaaatttatttatgccaaaatatttatcttccaaaatatttatcaacCGGGCACACATTATTTCCACACACATTGAAGGAAAAATACAGttatttatcttaaattttatcatctttaattATACCCGTTGATACTTGATATGTCATATTTTAAGTAGTTTTTCGTTGGAATAGCTAGTTAATATAGTTttgaaataaagagaaaaattacttttgtaataaaataaaataaaacatagttAATTTGTAATATAGTTGTTGTATCATTGTCCtttttcaaatgttttattttttatactttttttattctttgttcttatTCATCTTACAGCCACAAAGTAGGATTAAAATACCCGAAATTGTGGTTAAGCCTCATATTAGATGGGTCAATTGTGATAATGCAGCATGGATGCTAAATTCCATATTTAAGCATGTTGGGTATATAAtccatttatttaaaatctaattgCTTCCCCctaaacaaaagcaaaaaacaaaaaataaacaacaaaaacttATTGCGAAACCCAATCCTCCTGGTTCGGTTAGTAAGAGTACTTCAAGTAATCTCAAACATtctcactactattttttattttattattattttttatttattttttctactatttattacttttcactactttttactattattttcatatatagatGTGACACATTAATAATGTCACGtgtcttttttttccctccctttACCCCTTCTCCCcgacatttctttttctttttttctccttctgcGTTTCTTCCTTCTCCCCTTCTCCCC from Juglans regia cultivar Chandler chromosome 4, Walnut 2.0, whole genome shotgun sequence encodes:
- the LOC109013167 gene encoding uncharacterized protein LOC109013167, with protein sequence MALLMGQYAYSKIDQEDPEEKKHRQAQFLIDKILLQADDRRSPSFFRIRICKLKVKIGKRLKKLRKSMSLGMSAARVGVYKRVMIHMKTWKRLFQYRGDQTINVNGGLQPSVFARGLILS